Below is a window of Leucobacter sp. Psy1 DNA.
TCTCTTCCGTTCGGTAGGCGTCGAGCCCGAGGTGCGTTTTCGCGTGCACGGCTACGAGACGGTTCGCGGGCTCGTCGGACAGGGGTTCGGCGTCTCGGTGTTGAATCAGCGGATCGCGCACCCGCGCACGTACAGCGGGGCGCGCACCGTCGTCGTCGAGCTCGCCGACGATCTTGCCGGTCTCTCGGTCAGTCTGGTGCGGCGCACAGATGAGGGATCGCCGAGAGTCGAGGCGTTCGCCGACGTATGTCGTCGCTTGTACGGGGTGCCGACGGAGCAGTCGTTCTCGCATAATGCTGAGCCGACTGCATAACTTAGATTTATGAATAATGGCGGTTGAAAACCGCTCCATTTCGCGGCGCGCTGCAATCTCCGTTGAGATCACGCGGCGGTTTACCGCCCCGTAACAGGGGTGAAACGGAAAATCGAGTAGACGGACACGCTACGGATTCCGCACTTCGGTAGCGCACGCTGCCTGCGCCGTGGGCGTATCCATTGACAGAGACTATGCGTGGCGCCCACGCTGGTGCCCATGGACAGCAACGAAGCTTCACCACCTCCCATCGCCCGAACCTCGACCCTCCCCGCCGGTGCCCGGACCGCCGCCCCCGGGAGCGCGGCTCCCGGTGCCACCGAACCAGGCGGCCGACCCGCGCCGAGTGGCAGATCGGGCATCACCTCGATGCAGAAGCGGGTCCTCGCCGGTGGCAGCGTCGGGCAGTTCATCGAGTTCTACGACTTCGCGCTCTACGGACTCTCGGCCGTGGTGCTGTCGACCCTGTTCTTCCCCTCCGACAACCAGCTCGCCGGCCTTCTGGCGCTGTTCGCGACCTTCGGCGTGGCCTTCCTGATCCGGCCGCTCGGCGGACTCTTCTTCGGTGCGCTCGGCGACCGCATCGGCAGGCGCGCGGTACTCGTCATCACGCTGCTGACCATCGGCGTCGCGACTACTGCGATCGGACTGCTCCCGTCGTACGAGGTGATCGGCCCGCTGGCACCGATCCTGCTCGTCCTCATGCGCCTCCTCCAGGGGTTCTCCGCGGGCGGCGAATCCGCGGGAGCCCCGTCTTTCGTCTTCGAGCACGCCCCGGTGCACCGCCGCGGTCTCTTCATCAACATCACGCTCGCCGCGACGGCGCTGCCGTCGGTCGTGGCGGCGTTCTTCATCCTGGTGCTCTCGACGTCGATGTCCGATGAGTCGTTCATGTCGTGGGGTTGGAGGATCCCCTTCCTCATCGCGTTGCCGCTCGCCCTCGTCGGGCTGTGGATCCGCGCGAAGACCGAGGAGTCGCCCGCCTTCCGAGAGATGATGGAGGAGCAGGAGGAGAAGATCGAGGCCGAGGTCATCGAGAAGCACACGCCCGTTCGCGACGCCTTCCGCGAGAACTGGCTGCAGATGATCC
It encodes the following:
- a CDS encoding MFS transporter — translated: MDSNEASPPPIARTSTLPAGARTAAPGSAAPGATEPGGRPAPSGRSGITSMQKRVLAGGSVGQFIEFYDFALYGLSAVVLSTLFFPSDNQLAGLLALFATFGVAFLIRPLGGLFFGALGDRIGRRAVLVITLLTIGVATTAIGLLPSYEVIGPLAPILLVLMRLLQGFSAGGESAGAPSFVFEHAPVHRRGLFINITLAATALPSVVAAFFILVLSTSMSDESFMSWGWRIPFLIALPLALVGLWIRAKTEESPAFREMMEEQEEKIEAEVIEKHTPVRDAFRENWLQMIQVVFVMGLTAMGFYFLSGYFVSYVSTTGGLSRDQSLLLNGAAMLAYTLLLPLTGMIGDRVGRRPMMIGGALAIAVLALPAFWLVTSGSVGLALLGQMIFVIAICIYGGGCYTFFIEVFDTKSRFTSAAFSYNLGYAVLGGTAPFVGTALVNATDVPFSPAFYVIAIAVMTLLAMVITKVPETRGRQA